cctctataaaaaggataaacaggctgagaaagaaataagggaaacattacccttcacaatagtcacaaataatataaaatatcttggggtgaCTCTCATTAAGCAAGTACAAGATctttttgacaaaaacttcaagtctctgaagaaggaaactgaagaagatgtcagaagatagaaagctctcccatgctcgtggattggcaggattaatatagtaaaaatggccatcttgcaaaaaacaacctacagattcaatgtaatccccatcaaaattccaactcaattcttcacagacttaggaatagcaatttgcaaattcatctggaataacaaaaaacctaggatagccaaaactattctcaacaacaaaggaacctctggtgaaatcactaTCCCAGACCTTAAACTATACTACAAAacaattatgataaaaaaaaaatgcatggtacaGTGACAGATCTACAgtggtagatcaatggaatagaagactcagaaataaagccacaaagctatggccacttgatctttgacaaaggagctaaaaccatccaatgggaaaaaggcagcatttttcaacaaatggtgttggctcaagtggcggttagcatgtagaagaaggctaattgagccattcctatctccttgtacaaagctcagtccaattgatgaaaattttaatgagtctgtgaaagaaaataaaacttacaaTTTAACAGTATAGCTCTGCTACATAGTAGGAATCTGCACCATaaattatgttttagaaaatgaaCTAAGATGCTTCATCAATAGTTTTCCAAAAAGAAGTGTAGGTCCTCTGTCTAATACAGTAACAGAGGAAATGTTGAGTAGAATGTACATGCAGTTCCTAAATTCAATCCCATGTTCCTAATGTTTAAAAGTGAAACCACTAGAGTTTAAGAATATTCTGGCATAAATCTTAAAGTTTTACTTGAACCATAACGAGTAACATTAAAGACCAAAGGACATCTTTCCTTTGAAGTGTTTTTAATCTAATGTGATTTAATTGTATAcaaatttttgagattataatataattatatttctcaatttccttttttctttacaaGCCTTTTCATATAGCTCTCCTcactttttcaaatttattatctttaaaattatttttcattacatgaatacatgcatgtgtatatacatatacagtcaTCAATATAAACTGTGAAGTCTATTTAATACtacttacatgtttattttaaagaataaccaTTTGATATTGAATACACAACTGGTGTGATTTTCCCtcaagaagacttttttttttcactttttttagcATATGCATTGGCATCTCCCTTGTTTGGTCATGTTTAAAGAGTTTTATTGGTAATACTATTGGGGTAAAgaatcttagccaggcagtggtggcacatgcctttaatcccagtacttgtgaggcagagacatgtggatttctgagttcaaggccagcctggtctacagagtgagttccaggacagccagggctacacagagaaactctgtctcaaaaaaaaaagaaagaaagaaagaaagaaagaaagaaagaaagaagcaaagaaaaaaagaaaagaaaagaaaaaaagaatcttactaagagacacacagtcacaacaaactctttgttcttcttcttttctgcctcttctaCAATGCTCCCTGAGATTTGGGTTTGGCAAAGTTTTGTAGATATATCCATTATTACTGGACGTTCACAGTTATGTATATTgatttgttgtggttttctgtagtggtcatTGTCTgatgcaaagagaagtttccttgatgaggttTGAAGATTGCACTTATCTATGGACATAGGAGCAAATGTTTATAGGTTGTTGTTAGGGCTCACTAAATTATTCTTCTTGAATAATCTCGTACTGAGTACTTAAGCAGGTGATTTCCCACTTTTGGAATGGGTCCTAAATCCAATTAGAGGGCTATGGATTAGCACAAAGTTTTGTGTACCATTTCTATACCTGTAGGTTTGTCTTGTGATGCTGGTCATTAATGTGGCCATAGGTATCATACCTGGGTAGAATTCTTGCTTGTCTCTCACCTTTTTAAGCTTATGTGACAATTTTCAGTACCATGAAAACTAGTACTCAGAGATGATGCATTCAGTTCACTTCCAGCTTAGGCAACTATGTATCTTGCTTCAGAAGTTCATAAAGCCTTTGGCAAGGACTTAGTTTAGGCCCATGAGGATAATAGAAGTAGGTTGTGTGTATTGAGAATCCCTTGGACAACAATGACTTAAAACAGGGCTTGTCATGTCTCCTATTGaatcttttattttgtggttttgaaTTTCTGTGGGAGCATTGATAACCCAATTAGAAAAAagtctatatacatatgtatatgtgtataaaaaaaaacttttttcaattgtatacatacaccacacacacacacacacacacacacacacacacatgcacacacacacacgcacgcagacacatgcatacatatactgaTATTCAGAATTTTGttcaggaaaagaggaaggatggCATCTTTTTGAAGTAGAAAGAAGATAAATACTGAAGGAGAGTAAAGGAAAATAGTAGGACACAAATGTTTTGGTGGGGAAATGGGAAAAAAGCAGACTTTTTAGGAGGGTGAAGATAGGTAAATAAAGAAGAATGAGGGAGAATAATACAGTAACAATAAGGAATCTGAGAAAGTCATGAAGAATCATACTATAAGCTATcaaaaataattcctttttacttaatgaaaataaaatttgtgttttGCTGGTGCCTATCAGGAAAATAATTTGTAGAATTAAACTTTGTTTCTATTGAAGACATTCAATATTATTTGGCAAAATAATTATAGGCATCACATATCCATTAGTTATTGAGAAGCAGATTAtcaatttactttttttctatgATAAAAGAAAGCTGTGACTACTCTCTGAGAGGCAAAACAAGCAGCTgacctaagacagatgcagatacttacacccaaacaGTGggctgaagttggggacccctgtggttgaattaggaaaaggcagCAAAAGGAATTTGTGGAGGagggcaacctcataggaagaccagcagtctcaagtaacctggatctctcagacattgagccaccacccaggcagcatacactatcTGGTCCAATCTCCCCTTCTGCCCCTCACCaatatgcagcagaggattgcctagtttGGCCTCAgtaaagaagatgcacctaatccttgagagacttgaagccccagggagtgggaggcCTGGcaaggacagggagagggaaatcatcttggagacagggaaggaggaatgtAATGAGGAACAGTTAGTGGACAGACCGGAAGGgtgataatgactggactgttaaaaaagatttaagagtaataattataaaaagaacaaataaaattaaagataatcaatcaatcaataaataaaaaagaaataataaataaataagaaagctcTTAGCTTTCACAGTTAAGAGcaagtgaaataattttttttctaaaaacatgtatacatataggtgacatattaaaacatatacataattgccaaaaattataaaacaatttctctttaataatgtttaatattttccacTTAGGTTCAAAAATTGACATGTATAATTTCTTACCATTTAATAATATTTGGTAAATGTAAGTTTAaaaggtgttttatttttatttttggttctttaTGCATTTTCTCTTACcatatttaaaatatgccatGTGGTTTGCTGTCAGTCATGCCCGTGTtacatttcttcttattttttataaattaatttcttttttacattccatattccattctctgttcccccatccaccctctgactgttccataccCCATACTTCCTCCCCTGTCCACATTATTGCCCCCACCCCGCccgacctctaaactccctggggcctccagtcttgactgttaggtgcatcatctctgaatgaacacagacccagatgtCCTCTACattatgtgtgttgagggcctcatatcagctgatgtatgctgtttgtttggtggtccagtgttggagagatctcatgggtccaggtgtgtgtgtgtgtctgtgtatgtatgtatgtgtctggtaTAGCTAAGTGCATGTTAGATCAAGAGCCCCTAAGAGTGCCTTGACTCctctggagctgaaattacaggaaATTAGGTTGTGAGCTAACTGATGTCAGTGCCGGAAACTGCTTTTGAGTCCTTTACCATAGCAATGTGTGTTACTAATTTATAAGCCTTCAATCCCAGAGGAAATAACCTTAAACATTAGTACCCTAATAATCTAAACCTAAAACATACTAAATCTAGAGTTCAAAACTCATAATCCCTTTTTCGAAAACAAGACCACTCAACCATTTAGTGGATTTCTTCTTGATATCAAACACTGAATGCCCTTATTCAAATTACACAAATGTTATTGTTTCATAATTCTCTAAAATTACcgaatgtatataatataattttaagacTGAAGATTATTGCTTCTCATTTTccatagttttctttaaaaaaaaacatatttagacCACAGattcaatacatattttattatttcatattattaatatgtaGTTTCTAAAACATTTCCTCACTAATATCTAATATCAACTTATATTATGCAAAGAACATCTCCACAcagatttaaataaaacatacaatacGTTTTCGATAGAGATCAAGGAAAGACCTAACttgaaaaattgaaagaaaaaattccaAGTGCTGAGTACCACTTCTATCTTTACTACCTGGAGCTCTGCCTTTTATTTATAACTCTACTGACAGCATTTTTTACCTCTTTGTTTCTGAGACTATAAATGAGTGGATTCAGCATGGGGATCACTATGGTGTAGAAAACAGAAGCCACTTGATCCTTTCCCAAGGAGTAGGATCTCTTAGGTTTTAAATAAGTGAAGATCATAGTACTATAAAATATGGTGACTGCCAGGAGATGAGAGGCACAAGTGGAAAAGGCTTTTCGCTTTCCTGAAGTAGAACTGATTTTCAAGATGCTAGAGAGAATGGATGCATAAGACATTGATATGGTGAGAAGGGACACCATTAGAGTTGAACCAGAGACAATGATTATTATCATTTCAATGACATAAGTATCACTGCAGGACAGGGCTAAAATTGCAGGTGTGTCACAGAAAAAGTGATTGATGACATGAGAGCTGCAGAGAATCATCCTGCTTAGACAAAGCATATTGATAGAAGAATCAATAGCTCCCATCAGGTAGGAACTAATGAGGAGGGCATGACATCGTCTTCTGGACATTACAACTGGGTAGTGTAGAGGGTTGCATATAgctacatagcggtcataggccatggaggagagaagaaaacattcagcaccaccaaacaaaacaaaaaagtacagcTGGGTAAAGCAACCCATGAAGGAAATATTCTTGATGGAGGTAAAGAGGTTCTTGAAGGTTTTAGGTGTGATGACAGTTGAATAACTGAGGTCAAGGAAAGACAGATGCGTTAGAAAGAAATACATTGGAGTGTGAAGCTGAGCATCTAGACGAATGATCAACATCATGCCTGTGTTGCCCAGCACAGTGACCAGGTATATCAGGAGAAACAGTACAGCGAGGACTAGCTGTATCTCTTTAGAATCTGTCAGTCCTATGAGGATGAAGTCAGACTCTTCTGTGTAATTCCAAGTGTTCATAGTGAATGACcctaaaactgaaaagaaatcaaaggcaATACTCAGCTtgcttaactttaaaaaaagttttctttaaattcaCATGCTTATatggttgttgttttggttggctCAATATTGATATTTCCTTTCAgtaaaacaatgaataaatgttGAGGGTAGATTGAGGTTAAAAACTCATATTTGGCTAGGACATGGTAAGAGGTGGCATAATTCAACGTTTTAATTACCATGGTAGTATTCTAAATGATTTCCTTTAACAGCACCTTAATTAGTTTCAAATATTTGCCCCTAGGTACTATTGGCTTGCATCCACTTTAAATGAAGAAtctaaaaatgtcaaataacgccaggcatggtggtacatgcctttaatcccagcacttgggaggcagaggcaggccgatttctaagttcgaggctagcctgatctacagagtgagtccaggacagccagagttatacagagaaaccatgtctcgaaaaaaaaaaatgtcaaataacttTTCAGAACTGAGTTCAGCTCTTTGGTATTTTCACAAAGGAACACGAATTTAGATTTGTATTCCCTAGAAATGcataatttatagaaaataaaaaataaattgtcagGTATTGTTGCATATATGAATTagtattttcaaatgttaaaaaaaaaaatcattcagggCCACAAAGAAAGAGACTTTACTCCAAATGAGGTTTCTGAACAAGACAGAACTTTTCTCTTAATCTAGAGGCTATacctagaaaaacaaacacctcAAAGCAGAAAGTGCAATAAGGCAAAGGGCTTCTGATCTTTTTCCCATTGGCAAAGGTCTATCTTCACAGTCTTTCAATGCTGGCTATATTAAAATGATCCCTGCCAATAAATCCCTAGAATGCATTGGGCCTTTGTGTACATAAAACATTTACAATGTGTGTGTTGAGATGAGGGGGTAGAACATTTGCATTATAGTCTTACTCTTTACAATGTGAGGGAAAAGATTTGCATTTCTTGTAATTaacactaattttattttataatgtttcaAAATGAACATTCAATATTCATTTCAGGCATAGTATTAAAAATATGACATTTCACTTTATCATCCTTTTTCtgctcctttttaattaaaagtagatttaaagttggaacaaaattaaaaatattacaacACACAATGTCTACTCAGTAAATTTATAACTCATTGATgctgttattattaatattaatcttTCATGTCTACAGGGGCAAacttttaattttcacattataAAGCTGAGAAATGTGAAgtattaagataaaataaaatccaaaggaCAATGTCAGTCTATAGATATTTAACACAGGCCACATTAATTCCTTGTCAATGTAGTAAATTaactgaaatatttgtttttgctttatgtttatgagtgttttgactgcatgtatgtctgtgcatcatataCTTGATGGGTGTATTTAGGCTCAGACAGAAGTGGGAGTCAGATTTCTGGATATTTTAGTAACAGTCACTTATGAACTGCCAGATGTGTGCTCTGAATTGAACATACATCTtctagaagaatagtcagtgcccATAACCTCTGAGCAATGTCTTTATCACCTTAATGAAAATTTAATAAGCACTTATATGGTGCTACAGCTGAGAGTTTGAATTAAGCATTTTTACGTGCAAATATGATGTCACTCAGTATTAGATTAAGAAAGCATTTTGTTCACAGTTCTTTGCTTCTTGAACACCTTTAATATGTATGAGAACACAATATTTTAGGCATTTTAGTGACCTATATAtttagtgaaaaataaaagaagctaagTAAAGTTAAGGAAACTTGActggaagaaaaacaattaaagcaCTATGATTCTTCCCATATTTTCAATCCCAGAATTTACAGCATTTAGAACAAATCAAAGAGAGGTTACATAATTAATCAACAACACTAGAAAATATCTACCACATAATATTTagtttctctttaatttctgtttACTCATTTTACTGTGATAAATTAGAATTATAGATATTTCAATACTTGACCCAACTAAACCTAATAAAAAGTACTTCTATAGTATTATATAGAATGTAAATCCTGACTGTTGCaacatttcatttctatttcttcaaatATGAACCCTGTTCATGTTAAGACACAAACAAGATAATCTACAACAATACAAATAAAGTTTAGAATACTTACTGTGAAGCAAGGATTATGAGGCCATTTCTTTCAGAactataatttattaatattctaACATTAAATTTTTCTAGTGTATAAAGTATGAAAGCTTTTAAATAACTTGGACATTTCTATAACACTGTTTTCCTTGGAGtagttatttttagatttttgtagattcattttattttaattctcaatGAAAGCAATCCACCacagaattttgtttctttttaggcTAAATGAAAGTTTCAATAAGAAATCTTGTCTCCAATATATGTCAAGTATTTAAAAACCCTCAGAGTAGTATAGTACATTGCCTCTCATCCTGATGAAGCAGGTATTTCATGTAACCAACACTGACGATCTTATCTTTAGGGACTGAATTCCGGGGGAATATGCTTGGCAAATGTTCAAGGTGAAATGTTCAAGGGCAAATGAGGATTGACTTGTTCTCTCAGAATCTCTACCATGAATCACACATGCACTGGGTCTTTTTTACTGATGCTTCATATTAAAAAGTACCTATTTTTTTGAATTGAcctaattattatattatttagcATAAAGATCACATCAGGTAACTATCTAGGGCAAAAAGTAATGTTCAGAGTAAATTTAggtattttaaatcttatttaattaaggtgaaaaataatttcattagtGTCAGCATTTGAAAGCATTTATCTCATAGAACAAGATATGCTAATCAAAGAAATTGTTAAAGTATAAcagatttcaaaacataaaataaattcaaactctttcttgattgctaatatcattttattttttcttaaaactctTCTCTTTGTGTGTACACAATAGTTACCCTAGCACATatatttctctaattttattaactaTAGTCAATGCTATAtccttaatttatatttatagtgtACAAAACTTAGTAAATATAATGAGTTCTGAGCAGTATggagtatatacacatatgaataataTCTAGtgtgaaatataaatttatttatatattataaaataattacttagAATCAATAGAATAGTCTTATGTTTTTACTTTCAAGATGTCttcaagtaacatttaaaattttgcaAATATGTTAAGTTATTGTATAGGTATTTAAAGTATAAAGGTTAATCATAATATATATGATCAGAAGAATTTTccctcattttcatttcattgatatttgtttctactttaatgcctgaaatattttcttgaattgaagtagatttaaaatttattacttttcatttttaaaaggacttattttatttttagttatttttatgtatgtacatgtatctgtGTAGTAGTATGTGGACATGGATATAGGTGCCCGTGAAGGCCAGAGCTCGAGTAGCAGATGCCTCTGAGCCACTTGAtctaggtgctaggaaccaaactcaggtcctctataaTTTCAGTGTGACCTCTTAAATGGTGAGGTATCTTTCAGGTCCTTAAATAGCTTTGTAAAAAAAGTGGATCTGGGTTAAGAGGACACCTGATGTTAAATTCATGCTTCCCAAGACAGAGGACTGCACCATGGGCATGTTGATTAGAAATATGGATACAactgttttataaaaaggaaaagcacACCGGAGAGTAGGTGTGAACTGATGGAGAAAACCCAAAAAGCACTGGACCATGAGGGTCTTCATCCTTCAAGGAAAATTTACAAAACATTACCATTTCTGTTTATACAGCATACATTTATCTTGAGAATGAGCTGTTCTTACATGAAGCCCAGATGAGGAAATGCTTCAGGTCTTTCTCTACCAAGTGGCTTCTTTCATATGTGAATTTGTATGTTTTACTCCCCAGTCCCTCTGTACCTTCCAGGTTTCAAGTCTATTGCGATTGTACTCGTTtaagtcctgtttatgtacccataACACTGAGATATATGGGTGAAACTTtccaatcatttctttttttgttagatgttttctttatttacattggaaattttatcccctctgaaacctcccccatcccatcacccctctccctgctcataacccaccctctcctgtttccctgtcctggcattcccctacactagggcatcaagccttcatgagaccaagggcctctgctctcaatgatgtcccacaaggccaccctctgctacatatgtggctggagccctgggtccctccatgtgtactctttggttggttttataGTCATTTCTAGGAGAAACAGTCTCCTATTTCCTTTtccactggctcttacaatctttccaacTCTAATTCCCTGACGTTCCCAAAGTTTTAGGTGTAGGTGTTGTATTGTAAATGTGTCATTTGGGACTGAGTACatcatgcactcactgataaatggatgcTAGCCTAAaagctcggaatatccaagatacaattcaaagacctcatgaagcccaagaagaaggaagaccaaagtgtaagTGCTTTGgcccttcttagaaagggaaacaaaatacacatgggacCAAATAcggatacaaagtgtggagcagaaactgaagaaaaggccatccagagactgccacacctggagatctatcccatatacagtcaccaaacccagacactattgtggaagccaagaagtgcatgatgacaggagcctaaATAGCCTGTGAGGCTGTCAGAGCTTGACAACTACAGAGGCAGATGGTCGcagtcaaccattgaactgatcatggggtccccaatggaggagttagagaaaggactgaaggacctgaaggagtttgcatccccttaggaagaacaacaatatctgaagataccccagagctcccggggactaaaccaccaaccaaggagtagaCATCATGGAGACCCATGGCTTTAACCtcatgtatagcaaaggatggctttgttgagcatcaataggaggagaggttcCTGGTCATGTGAAGactagatgcctcagtgtaggggaatttgagggtgaTGAGACAAtaataggtgggtgggtggaagaacagcttcatagaagcagggggaggagtaTGGGATGCTggtttcaggaggggaaaccaggaaaggagacaacatttgaaatgtaagtaaagaaaatatccggccattttctctcgggtgagtttctgagagtggagcagccagcccggaggcgccttaggtcagagactcgggcgggattcgccattttctctcgggtgagtttctgagactggagcagccagcatggaggcaccttaggccagagacccgggagggattcaccattttctctcgggtgagtttctgagacctgagcagccagccgggagccacaagccccactaCTCCCNNNNNNNNNNNNNNNNNNNNNNNNNNNNNNNNNNNNNNNNNNNNNNNNNNNNNNNNNNNNNNNNNNNNNNNNNNNNNNNNNNNNNNNNNNNNNNNNNNNNNNNNNNNNNNNNNNNNNNNNNNNNNNNNNNNNNNNNNNNNNNNNNNNNNNNNNNNNNNNNNNNNNNNNNNNNNNNNNNNNNNNNNNNNNNNNNNNNNNNNNNNNNNNNNNNNNNNNNNNNNNNNNNNNNNNNNNNNNNNNNNNNNNNNNNNNNNNNNNNNNNNNNNNNNNNNNNNNNNNNNNNNNNNNNNNNNNNNNNNNNNNNNNNNNNNNNNNNNNNNNNNNNNNNNNNNNNNNNNNNNNNNNNNNNNNNNNNNNNNNNNNNNNNNNNNNNNNNNNNNNNNNNNNNNNNNNNNNNNNNNNNNNNNNNNNNNNNNNNNNNNNNNNNNNNNNNNNNNNNNNNNNNNNNNNNNNNNNNNNNNNNNNNNNNNNNNNNNNNNNNNNNNNNNNNNNNNNNNNNNNNNNNNNNNNNNNNNNNNNNNNNNNNNNNNNNNNNNNNNNNNNNNNNNNNNNNNNNNNNNNNNNNNNNNNNNNNNNNNNNNNNNNNNNNNNNNNNNNNNNNNNNNNNNNNNNNNNNNNNNNNNNNNNNNNNNNNNNNNNNNNNNNNNNNNNNNNNNNNNNNNNNNNNNNNNNNNNNNNNNNNNNNNNNNNNNNNNNNNNNNNNNNNNNNNNNNNNNNNNNNNNNNNNNNNNNNNNNNNNNNNNNNNNNNNNNNNNNNNNNNNNNNNNNNNNNNNNNNNNNNNNNNNNNNNNNNNNNNNNNNNNNNNNNNNNNNNNNNNNNNNNNNNNNNNNNNNNNNNNNNNNNNNNNNNNNNNNNNNNNNNNNNNNNNNNNNNNNNNNNNNNNNNNNNNNNNNNNNNNNNNNNNNNNNNNNNNNNNNNNNNNNNNNNNNNNNNNNNNNNNNNNNNNNNNNNNNNNNNNNNNNNNNNNNNNNNNNNNNNNNNNNNNNNNNNNNNNNNNNNNNNNNNNNNNNNNNNNNNNNNNNNNNNNNNNNNNNNNNNNN
The nucleotide sequence above comes from Mastomys coucha isolate ucsf_1 unplaced genomic scaffold, UCSF_Mcou_1 pScaffold15, whole genome shotgun sequence. Encoded proteins:
- the LOC116092112 gene encoding olfactory receptor 8H1-like translates to MNTWNYTEESDFILIGLTDSKEIQLVLAVLFLLIYLVTVLGNTGMMLIIRLDAQLHTPMYFFLTHLSFLDLSYSTVITPKTFKNLFTSIKNISFMGCFTQLYFFVLFGGAECFLLSSMAYDRYVAICNPLHYPVVMSRRRCHALLISSYLMGAIDSSINMLCLSRMILCSSHVINHFFCDTPAILALSCSDTYVIEMIIIIVSGSTLMVSLLTISMSYASILSSILKISSTSGKRKAFSTCASHLLAVTIFYSTMIFTYLKPKRSYSLGKDQVASVFYTIVIPMLNPLIYSLRNKEVKNAVSRVINKRQSSR